The nucleotide window CGGTCAATGACGCCAGCTCGTGGGGGATCGAATTCGACGCCGGGGTGAAACCGCTCGACTGGGTGGAGATCGGCGGCAACTACACCTACAACCGGACGCACAACGACGACGATGGGAGCGAATTGACCATGCGCCCGCGCCACCGGTTGAACGCCCATGCAACAGTCAGGCCGATAAAGGGGCTGACGATACGGACGGACGTAAACCGCGTGTCATCCCGCCTTGCGCCGACAACCGTCAGCCTTACGCTCGGCGATTTTCCGGTGGTCTTCTTTGATTCGAACAACCGCTCGGATAGCCTTCTTGCCGGTTATGTGAATGTCGACCTCGCAGTGAGCTACGAGATCCCGCAAAAAATCCGGGGGGTCAAAAAATGGGAGGTTTTCGCGCGCGGACAGAATTTGCTGGATGACAGCTACGAGGAAAGTTTCGGTTACCCGATGCCGGGGGTACAGGTGTATGGGGGAACAAGGATCGATTTTTGAAGAAATTCCAAATGTCAAATTACAAAGTTCAAAGGAATGTCAAAAAAACAAACAACAAAAGTTTCCTTCGACATTGGTTTTTTTGAGTTTCATTTGACATTTGAACTTTGACATTTGACATTTCCCCTCAAGCCCCCTTCGCCGCCGCCCTTCTCTGCACAATCACCGGCCTCAAGCCGTATTGCCTGATTTTATACTCGAGCGTCTTCCGGTGAATGCCGAGCCGGTCGGAGCATTCGCTCTGGTTCCACTCCTCCTTTTCCAGAATCCTCAAAATAAAACTTCGCTCAAACGCCGCCGTGGCCTCGGCCAGCACATCCCCCTCGGCCGCCCTCTTTTTAAGCGCGTCAAAATCGCTCACCAGATATTCCACCGGGATGTCCCCCTCGGTGATCACCGGCTTTTCGGCCAGCGCGATCATCCGTTCGATCAAATTTTCCAGCTCGCGGATGTTGCCGGGCCATGAATAGTGCGAAAGGATGGAAAAGACCAGGTCGGAAATATCCTCCACCTGCCGGTTGAACTTGCGGTTGTACTTTTCGATGAAGTAGCGGACAAATTCGGGGATGTCCTCCATGCGTTCGCGAAGCGGCGGCAGGTGGATGCGGACGACGTTCAGCCGGTAGTAGAGATCCTCGCGGAATTTCCCCTCCTTGATTACCCGCTCCAGATCGGCGTTGGTGGCGGCGATAATCCGCACCCGTGCCGGGATGAGTTTGTTCCCCCCCACCCGTTCGATGACCTGTTCCTGAATGACGCGTAACAACTTGGCCTGAAGGTCGAGCCGGAGATTGGCGATCTCGTCCAAAAAAAGCGTTCCGCCGTCGGCCAGCTCGAATTTGCCGTACTGAAGGCGGTAGGCGCTGGTGAAGGCCCCCTTTTCGTGGCCGAACAGCGTCGACTCGATCAGATTTTCCGGGATCGCGGCAAGGTTTATCGCCACGAACGGCGCCTGTCGGTTTTCGGAGAGATAATGAATCCGGCGCGCGATCAGCTCCTTTCCCGTGCCCGACTCGCCGGTCAAGAGGACATTGGCCGATACCCGGGCGATCCGCTCGACGACCTCGTAGATTTTCGTCATCTTGGGGCTGTGGCCCGCCACAAAGCCGTCCGTGATCATCCGGTCCACCTCCGATTCGAGGTAGAGAATCCTCTTTTTGCGGAGATACTTTTCCAGGGCGTTGCCGACCAGATTTTTCAGTTCATCCGGCTCGAACTCCTTCCCGATAAAATCGAACGCCCCCAGGCGGACCGCCTCGACCGCCGGCTTTACCTGCTGGTGGGAGGTGACCACGATCACCTCGATGTCCTCGTTTGTTTCCTTGAAGAGCTTTAAGAGGTCCATGCCGTTTCCGTCCGGCAGGCCGAGATCGAGAAGGCAGATCTGAAAATCCTCCTTCCGCAGAACCCCCTTTGCCTCTTCGCAGTTGGCGGCAGGGATCACGACGTAATCGCCGCCCAGAATGGTTGCAAACAGCGCCAAAACGGAAGGGTCGTCGTCTATGGCGAGAATTTTATATTTTCGATTTTCCATACATTTAAAACCGACCGATGATAAGTCGTCGGCAACCGCGCGTCAAACAAAGATTGTTTACCCTTAAGCGGTCCGCCGCAGGCGGACCGTCGAATGGGTCACCGGCGGCCCGACGATCCGTTTGCCTCCATAAGCCGGTCGATCATTTCAAGAAGCCGGCGGTTTTTTTCCTCGAGGAGTTTCTTGCTTTGCGCCATCTGATCGTACTGTTTTTTTGTCCGCAAAAGCGATTTGATCCGGCTGACCAGTTCCTCGGGAACAAAGGGGATGGAGATAAAATCGTCGGCCCCCGCCTCGCTCCCGAAGGTGCGGTCCAGTGAGTCGGATAAAACCGAGACGAGCAGAACCGGAATATAGCCGAGCGCCGCGCGATTTTCCCTGACGGCCTTGCATATTTCGTATCCGTTTTTCTCCGGAAGCATCACATCCAGAAGAATCAGATCGGGGGGATTTTTGAAAACAGCGTCCAGAAGATCCTCCCCGCGGTCGAAGGCGGAGATATCGTAACCACGGGGCGCAAGCAGTGTTTTGAGAAATTCGCGCTGGGAGGGATCGTCATCGGCGACAAAAACGCGCGGCCGCTCATGGGTGGGAAAGGCTGTCTCGTATGATTCCGTCATCTCCTTGTTATTATAATTTTTTTTGCGGATTGCTTCAATCAAAGATGCGCGGGAAATGGAAAAATTTCAAAAAAATTTCATGATTGGGGATTGGATAGATTTTTAACCTCCATGCCGTATCTTTCCAATTTATTATACAGCGTCTTTCGCCCGATGCCCAAAACCTGCGCCGCCTCCGAGCGGTTGCCCCCCGCCTCCTTCAACACCTCGAGAATGTATTCCTTCTCGATGGCCTCCATCGGCACTTTGCGCCTCGCCTTCCCCGAAAGATCGGCGTCTGCCGGTGGAGGGGCCGAAAAGGGGAAATCCTCGGGGAGGATATACTCCCCCTGCGTCAGCAGGGCCGCCCGCTCGATGACGTTTTGGAGTTCGCGGATATTGCCCGGCCAGGAATATTCCAGAAGGAGTTTCATGGCCGACTGCGACACCCCCTTGATGGGGCGCCCCGCCTTTTCCACGGCCTGCTTTAAAAACTGGTCGACCAGCAGAGGGATGTCCTCGGGACGATCCTTGAGGGAAGGAAGGGCGATGTTGATCACGTTCAGGCGGTAATAGAGATCGTCCCGAAAGGTTTTGTTCCGGATTTTTTCGCCGAGGTCCTCGTTGGTCGCCGCGATGACCCGGACATCGACCTTGACGGTCTGGGTCGCCCCGAGGGGACGAACCTCCCTTTCCTGCAAGACCCTCAAGATTTTCGGCTGAAGCGCAAGCGGCATGTCGCCGATCTCGTCCAAAAAAATGGTCCCGCAGTCGGCCTCGCAAAAAAGCCCGATCTTGTCGGTTCGCGCGTCGGTAAAGGCCCCCTTTTTGTAGCCGAACAGTTCCCCTTCCAGAAGGGTCTCGGGGATCGCGGAGCAGTTGATGGCCGTGAATTTTTCCTTCGCGCGAAGCGAGGTGTCGTGAATCGCCCGGGCGACCATCTCCTTGCCCACTCCGGAAGGGCCGGTGATAAGGACATTCACGTCGCTTTCGCGGATGCGGTCGAGAAGGTGAAAAACTTTTTTCATCACCGGCGACTCGCCGATCAAACCGCGGTAGAGCCCCTCGATTTTGGGCCTGCGGGTCAGCCGGATGACCTCGGTTCTCAAAAAACCGTGCTCCAGCGCCCTCTTGACAATCAAGGCCGCTCTTTCGGGGTGAAACGGTTTTTCGATCACGTCGAAGGCGCCGCGCCTCATTGCGGAAACCGCCACATCCACCGAGCCGAGATTGGTGATGACGACAACCGGAATTTCGGAAGAGTGCGACCGGACCTTTTCAATGACGTCAAAACCGTTTTTTTCGCTGAACTGGTCGTCGGCCAAAACCAGCGCGTAGTGATCGGCGGAGAGCTTCGCACCTGCCTCGTCCACCGAGCAACAACGATCGACCGGACCGTAGCCCGCCGATTCGAGAATCGACTTGATGACCGGCCCCACCCTCGGATCGTCATCGAGAATAAGGATATTCTGCGTCATTTTGACCCTGCGTTATTTTAACACACCAGTCAAATTTAATACAGTTTATTTGTTATCACAATGGAATTATTAAATTATATGTGGATACACAAAGATACACACGCTGAATGAGATTGAGCGGCAGATTGACTCATGCCCGGCGGCAGGGCCCCTCCAAAAAGCTGGCGGGCAGGCACCCACCAAAGGTCTCATGGACCTTCAAACAGTCTGCAAACTTCCTCGCAAAATGCGCAGAAGTTGCAGAGCAAGAGTCTCTTTCCTCACACCGGCCGTCAGGTAAAAATAAACAGAAGAAACAGCCACCCCAACCGGTAAATTTTTTGGACCCCCCACATAATCCACCCCCTACATTGGTTAGAATGCATAAAACCGGCCATGCTGTGGGATTTTCGGAAAAAATTAAAACCTTGTTTTTTCAATCGGTTAGCAATGATCTGGAAAACGCAAACGGGCCGGTGAGTCGAGCCGAACGGGGATAACCCGGTCAAAACGACAAAAAGGGTAACAAATCGGCACCAAAGGGATCATGCTGATCGGACCGATCAGACAGATAATCAAAGAACCTTTCTTAATGAAGAAACAAACCGCGACACCTTGGGGAGGAGAGAGGGGCTTTTGCCCGTAGAGCCGATGATTTTTACCAGCGCCGAGCCGACCACCACTCCGTCGGCGATGTCGGCTACCCGGGCGGCCTCTTCCGGCCTGGAAATGCCGAAGCCGACTGCCAGAGGGAGTTGCGTATATCGCCGGATCAATTTCAGTTGATCGGAAATTTCGGCCGCGGGAGCCCCGCTGGCGGTGATTTTCAGTTTGGCGCCGGTCACGCCGGTCAGCGAGACATAATAGATGAAACCGGAGGCGCCTTTGGTCGCCTTCACAATCCGCTCTTTGTCGGAGGTGGGGGCCAAAAGATGGATGAGATCGATTTTGTTTTTTTTCAACGCCCTTCTTAACCCCCCCGACTCTTCCGGCGGGAGATCGACAACCAGAACCGCATCCACTCCCGCCTCACGGGCGCGCGCTGACAAATTTTCCTCCCCCATGACAAAAACAGGGTTGTAATAGCCCATGAGCAGAATGGGGATTCGCGTTTTTTTGCGGACTCTTTTGACAAGAGACAAAATTTGCAAAAGGGTTGTCCCTTTTTTAAGGGCCCGCTCGGAGGCTTTCTGGATCACCGGGCCATCCGCCATCGGGTCGGAAAAAGGGACCCCCAGCTCGATGATGTCGGCCCCGGCCTCCTCCAGCGTATCAATGAGTTTTTCCGTCACGGCGAGATTCGGATCGCCGGCGGTGATAAAAGGAATGAGCGCCTTCTTTCCTTCTTTTTGCAGGCGTTTGAATGTTTTGGAGATTCGGCTCATCGTTTAATGTCAAATGTCAAAGTTCAAATGTCAAAAGAAACAACAAGTTCAAATGACAAATGATATGCGATGTTTTGAAATTGTTTTTTTGACATTCCTTTGAACTTTGGAATTTGACATTTGACATTTCCTAAAGTTTGACTCCCATCTCTTTTGCCACCGTATTCATATCCTTGTCGCCTCGGCCGGAAAGATTCACGACGATCACCTGATCCTTCGATGTCTTTGGCGCGAGCTTTGGCAACCAGGCCACCGCGTGCGCCGACTCCAGCGCCGGAATGATCCCCTCGGTTTCACATAAAAGAGAAAAACCTTCGAGCGCTTCTTTATCGGTCACCGATACATATTCACACCGGCCTGTTTCCTTGAAGAGCGCATGCTCCGGCCCGACGCCGGGATAGTCGAGCCCCGCCGAGATGGAATGGGTCTGTCTGATCTGCCCGTTTTTGTCCTGCAAAAGCCAGGTCTTGTTGCCATGCAAAACGCCGATGCTTCCCGCCGAAAGCGAGGCGGCGTGTTCGCCCGACCGGATGCCGCTCCCCGCCGCCTCGACGCCGACAAACTTCACGGACAAGTCATTCACAAAGGGATAAAAAAGCCCCATGGCGTTCGAGCCGCCGCCGATGCAGGCCACCAGCCAGTCGGGACTTTTTTCGCCCCGGTTTTTAAGTTGTTTTTTTGCCTCCCGACCGATGACCGACTGAAGATCATCGGATAGGGGTGTGGCCCCGCCACCGTGCCGATGCAGTAAAAAGTGGTCCGGACATTGGTGACCCAGTCGCGCAGGGCCTCGTTCATCGCGTCTTTGAGCGTCCTGGTCCCCGAAAAAACAGGGGTGACCTTCGCCCCGAGGAGTTTCATCCGAAAAACATTGAGCGACTGGCGGTGGACATCCTCTTCCCCCATAAAAACTTCACACTCAAGCCCGAGAAGGGCGCACATCGTGGCGGTGGCCACGCCGTGCTGGCCGGCCCCCGTTTCGGCGATCACCCTCGGCTTTCCCATTTTTTTGGCCAAAAGGCACTGGCCGAGCGTGTTGTTCACCTTGTGGGCGCCGGTGTGGCAGAGGTCCTCGCGCTTCAGATAAATTTTCGCCCCTCCCAATTTTTCGGTCAGTCTTTTTGCAAAATAAAGCGGCGTGGGTCTGCCGATGTAATTTTTGGCGTAATCCTCGAATTCTTGATGAAACGAGTAATCGTAGGAATATTTCTGATAAGCCTCTTCCAGCTCCTTGAGCGCCGGCATGAGCGTCTCGGAGACATATTTTCCCCCAA belongs to Deltaproteobacteria bacterium and includes:
- a CDS encoding sigma-54-dependent Fis family transcriptional regulator; the protein is MENRKYKILAIDDDPSVLALFATILGGDYVVIPAANCEEAKGVLRKEDFQICLLDLGLPDGNGMDLLKLFKETNEDIEVIVVTSHQQVKPAVEAVRLGAFDFIGKEFEPDELKNLVGNALEKYLRKKRILYLESEVDRMITDGFVAGHSPKMTKIYEVVERIARVSANVLLTGESGTGKELIARRIHYLSENRQAPFVAINLAAIPENLIESTLFGHEKGAFTSAYRLQYGKFELADGGTLFLDEIANLRLDLQAKLLRVIQEQVIERVGGNKLIPARVRIIAATNADLERVIKEGKFREDLYYRLNVVRIHLPPLRERMEDIPEFVRYFIEKYNRKFNRQVEDISDLVFSILSHYSWPGNIRELENLIERMIALAEKPVITEGDIPVEYLVSDFDALKKRAAEGDVLAEATAAFERSFILRILEKEEWNQSECSDRLGIHRKTLEYKIRQYGLRPVIVQRRAAAKGA
- a CDS encoding response regulator, encoding MTESYETAFPTHERPRVFVADDDPSQREFLKTLLAPRGYDISAFDRGEDLLDAVFKNPPDLILLDVMLPEKNGYEICKAVRENRAALGYIPVLLVSVLSDSLDRTFGSEAGADDFISIPFVPEELVSRIKSLLRTKKQYDQMAQSKKLLEEKNRRLLEMIDRLMEANGSSGRR
- a CDS encoding sigma-54-dependent Fis family transcriptional regulator — translated: MTQNILILDDDPRVGPVIKSILESAGYGPVDRCCSVDEAGAKLSADHYALVLADDQFSEKNGFDVIEKVRSHSSEIPVVVITNLGSVDVAVSAMRRGAFDVIEKPFHPERAALIVKRALEHGFLRTEVIRLTRRPKIEGLYRGLIGESPVMKKVFHLLDRIRESDVNVLITGPSGVGKEMVARAIHDTSLRAKEKFTAINCSAIPETLLEGELFGYKKGAFTDARTDKIGLFCEADCGTIFLDEIGDMPLALQPKILRVLQEREVRPLGATQTVKVDVRVIAATNEDLGEKIRNKTFRDDLYYRLNVINIALPSLKDRPEDIPLLVDQFLKQAVEKAGRPIKGVSQSAMKLLLEYSWPGNIRELQNVIERAALLTQGEYILPEDFPFSAPPPADADLSGKARRKVPMEAIEKEYILEVLKEAGGNRSEAAQVLGIGRKTLYNKLERYGMEVKNLSNPQS
- a CDS encoding tryptophan synthase subunit alpha, producing the protein MSRISKTFKRLQKEGKKALIPFITAGDPNLAVTEKLIDTLEEAGADIIELGVPFSDPMADGPVIQKASERALKKGTTLLQILSLVKRVRKKTRIPILLMGYYNPVFVMGEENLSARAREAGVDAVLVVDLPPEESGGLRRALKKNKIDLIHLLAPTSDKERIVKATKGASGFIYYVSLTGVTGAKLKITASGAPAAEISDQLKLIRRYTQLPLAVGFGISRPEEAARVADIADGVVVGSALVKIIGSTGKSPSLLPKVSRFVSSLRKVL